A single Triticum dicoccoides isolate Atlit2015 ecotype Zavitan chromosome 2A, WEW_v2.0, whole genome shotgun sequence DNA region contains:
- the LOC119352134 gene encoding probable xyloglucan endotransglucosylase/hydrolase protein 12: MDISSRAVLLVAVAAAATIGLAGASFRDNCDIKWNAENAAFSDDGHGLTMSLKSNTSGCLLQTKKQFIYGSVSTRIKLVPGNSAGTVTTYYTSSVGKDHDEIDFEFLGNETGKPYTLHTNVFADGVGKKEMQFVPWFDPTTDFHTYTISWTPCMIVWYVDDVPIRVFRNYRDKGIAYPIKRPMFGYSSIWSAEDWCTQGGRVKADWSKAPFVASYRDMVLDVCPCDGSDSCVYGCEGAFGHGGQQQNCAGLSDQQRTKMLEKQKYNRIYDYCVDYKDNKKPGPECSLPQY, encoded by the exons ATGGATATCAGCTCAAGGGCGGTCCTCCTGGTCGCGGTCGCGGCGGCGGCCACCATTGGCCTCGCCGGCGCCAGTTTCCGGGACAACTGCGACATCAAGTGGAACGCCGAGAACGCGGCCTTCTCCGACGACGGCCACGGCCTCACCATGTCCCTGAAGAGCAACACCTCCGGCTGCTTGCTGCAGACGAAGAAGCAGTTCATCTACGGCAGCGTCTCCACCCGCATCAAGCTCGTCCCGGGGAACTCCGCCGGCACCGTCACCACATACTAC ACATCGTCGGTGGGGAAGGACCACGACGAGATCGACTTCGAGTTCCTGGGGAACGAGACGGGGAAGCCCTACACGCTGCACACCAACGTGTTCGCCGACGGCGTGGGCAAGAAGGAGATGCAGTTCGTGCCCTGGTTCGACCCCACCACCGACTTCCACACCTACACCATCTCCTGGACGCCCTGCATGATCGTCTGGTACGTCGACGACGTCCCCATCCGGGTGTTCCGCAACTACCGGGACAAGGGCATCGCGTACCCGATCAAGCGGCCCATGTTCGGCTACTCCAGCATCTGGTCGGCGGAGGACTGGTGCACGCAGGGCGGCCGCGTCAAGGCCGACTGGTCCAAGGCGCCCTTCGTCGCCAGCTACCGTGACATGGTCCTCGACGTCTGCCCCTGCGACGGAAGCGACTCCTGCGTCTACGGCTGCGAGGGGGCCTTCGGCCATGGAGGCCAGCAGCAGAACTGTGCTGGCCTCAGCGACCAGCAGCGGACCAAGATGCTCGAGAAGCAGAAGTACAACAGGATATACGACTACTGCGTCGACTACAAGGACAACAAGAAGCCCGGCCCCGAGTGCAGCCTGCCGCAGTACTGA